Proteins encoded in a region of the Arvicanthis niloticus isolate mArvNil1 chromosome 16, mArvNil1.pat.X, whole genome shotgun sequence genome:
- the LOC117721884 gene encoding myeloid-associated differentiation marker-like produces MAGIPETVTHTTFTKSLSPGLDSLIIVASPQALLQPLGLLRLLQLSSTSLAFSLVICAGAWMGPMGSWCLFSWCFSFAMTVIILAVELTGHQRCLSLSWQNFPVTCACYAVLFCLSSSIIYPVTYVWYMSHDYVRKYAVCAIIFSCISCVAYATEVTWTHSRPGDIAGYMASTTGMLKVFESFVACIIFLFLNNQHLYKQEPALEWCLVVYVICFILTMVVILLNLGKCTTILPIPFPTFLTGMTFLCVLLYTTVIVLWPLYNFNEGFHGFPDRLTDSSCSYKHAHSVCVWDRQLAVALLTGVNLLAYITDFMKSS; encoded by the coding sequence ATGGCAGGCATACCAGAAACGGTGACTCACACCACCTTCACGAAGTCGTTATCCCCAGGCCTGGACTCTTTGATTATTGTGGCATCCCCTCAGGCACTGCTCCAGCCTCTGGGCCTTCTCCGGCTTCTGCAGTTGTCATCTACCAGCCTGGCTTTCTCACTAGTGATCTGTGCGGGTGCCTGGATGGGTCCCATGGGAAGCTGGTGCCTGTTCTCCTGGTGCTTCAGCTTCGCCATGACCGTGATCATCCTAGCCGTGGAGTTGACTGGACACCAGAGGTGCTTGTCCCTGTCATGGCAGAATTTCCCCGTCACCTGTGCCTGCTATgctgtactcttctgtctgtcATCTTCCATCATCTATCCTGTCACCTATGTGTGGTACATGTCTCACGATTACGTCAGAAAATATGCTGTCTGCGCCATTATATTTTCGTGCATCTCCTGTGTGGCTTATGCGACAGAAGTGACCTGGACTCATTCAAGGCCTGGAGATATCGCTGGCTACATGGCCTCTACGACTGGGATGCTCAAAGTTTTTGAGTCCTTCGTGGCTTGcatcatctttctcttcctcaacaACCAACACCTGTACAAGCAGGAACCTGCACTAGAGTGGTGTCTGGTCGTGTATGTCATATGCTTCATCTTAACCATGGTGGTTATCCTGCTCAACCTGGGGAAATGTACGACTATCCTGCCCATCCCGTTCCCCACCTTCTTGACAGGCATGACTTTCCTGTGTGTCCTCTTGTACACCACCGtcattgtcctctggcctctttaCAATTTCAATGAAGGGTTTCATGGTTTTCCCGATCGATTAACGGATTCGAGCTGCAGTTATAAACATGCGCACTCAGTGTGTGTCTGGGACCGCCAACTGGCAGTGGCGCTCTTGACTGGAGTCAACCTGTTGGCATATATAACAGACTTTATGAAATCTAGCTAG